The nucleotide window GCGGATTTTCCGGAAAAAACCTGCCCATCGGACTGCAACTGATCGGCCCGCATTTTGAGGAAGGAAAACTTTTACAGGCCGCGCACGCCTACGAACAGGCGCACGACTGGTTCAAGCGCCGGCCAAAATTCCAGGAATAAGCGCAAGGATTTGGAAACTCATCATGCAATACGAAGCTGTTATCGGACTTGAAGTCCACGTCCAGTGCAAGACCGCCACCAAGATGTTTTGCGGTTGCCGCAATGAATTCGGCGGCGAGGTCAACACCCACCTCTGCCCGGTCTGCCTCGGCCTGCCCGGCGCGTTGCCGACCCCGAACATCGACGCGATCCGGAAAACCATCCTCACCGGCCTGATGCTGAAGTGCAACATCGCCGAGCTCTGCAAATTCGACCGCAAAAATTATTTCTATCCGGACATGCCGAAAAATTACCAGATTTCGCAATACGACATGCCCCTCTGCGTCGGCGGTGTGGTCACACTTGAGAAATACGCCTATCCGAAAGACGTACAAAAAGAGGACTACGCCGCAACGCATAAAAACATCCGCCTCGTCCGCATCCACCTCGAGGAAGACGTGGCCAAGTCCTTTCACTTTGAGGATTCCAGCGGAATCGATTTCAACCGCGCCGGCACGCCGTTGATGGAAATTGTTTCCGAGGCGGACATCACGTCGCCGGAAGAGGCCTTCGCTTACCTGACCACGCTCCGGCAAATCCTGATTTACGGCAACATCAGCGATGCCGACATGGAAAAAGGCCAGCTCCGCTGCGACGTGAACATCAGCGTCCGGCCCGTGGGACAAAAAGAGTTCGGGACCAAGTGCGAGCTGAAAAACCTGAACTCGGTCAGCGGCGTCCGGCGTTCCCTCGCGTATGAAATCCAGCGACAGATCGAAGTGGTCTCCAAAGGCGGAAAAATCATCCAGGAAACCCGGCGTTGGGACGATGCCGCCGGGCAAACCTACGTCATGCGGACAAAGGAAGACGCCCACGATTACCGTTATTTCCCCGACCCCGATCTGCTGCCGGTCCGCACCGATCACG belongs to Candidatus Methylacidiphilales bacterium and includes:
- the gatB gene encoding Asp-tRNA(Asn)/Glu-tRNA(Gln) amidotransferase subunit GatB, with the protein product MQYEAVIGLEVHVQCKTATKMFCGCRNEFGGEVNTHLCPVCLGLPGALPTPNIDAIRKTILTGLMLKCNIAELCKFDRKNYFYPDMPKNYQISQYDMPLCVGGVVTLEKYAYPKDVQKEDYAATHKNIRLVRIHLEEDVAKSFHFEDSSGIDFNRAGTPLMEIVSEADITSPEEAFAYLTTLRQILIYGNISDADMEKGQLRCDVNISVRPVGQKEFGTKCELKNLNSVSGVRRSLAYEIQRQIEVVSKGGKIIQETRRWDDAAGQTYVMRTKEDAHDYRYFPDPDLLPVRTDHGLKDAAEKLLPELPRQKKERFLQAYQLTEYQAEVLAADKSLSDYFEQAVGISKHGPAIANYLINDFLATEPDTTQIVIPAGHFSELAELLATGKINSKQAKEVLADMLGSHEAPAKIVERKGLAQVTNLGELEAFCDEAIQANEKSVADYKAGKKGAINALKGYVMKKSKGQANPALVDEILQKKL